In Cryptomeria japonica chromosome 1, Sugi_1.0, whole genome shotgun sequence, the sequence gagaaaatttggCTTGGGGGCCCAACCCAAAAGGTAAATTTACCATTGCAACAGGCTATGCTATTTTGGACATGCAATTGCATGGCTTGGTTGATGTGCCTTGGTGGGAAAAGGTGTGGAATAGTTCTTCTTGGCCCAAATGTAACTTTTTCTTATGGTTGGTTGCTAAGAGGAAATGCCTTACTTGGGAGAATATTCGCAAGAGAGGTTTCCAATGGCCCTCTATTTGCTTTATATGTTTGCACAGTGAGGAAAATAGCTCCCatttgctttttctttgccctttttCTAGGGAGATCTAGCACAAATGGTGGGAGGCTTGGGAGCATGCTTGTATTCATGCAACCTCCTTAATTGAGTTTTAGgtgagtttgggtaggcctcttgCGAGGGCATCCTTACTTCAAGTGGCTTGGGCTATTGGGCCTGCTTTTATTATATGGAACCTTTGGTTGGAAAGGAACTGGAGGGTGTTTTATAAGAACAAGTTGGAGGGTCCTCAATTGTGGCAGAGGATAATTTGCAGGCTTTAGGAGACTATTGTTGCAAAGTGTGATTTGTCTGAAAGTGTTGATCTTGGTGACTTGGTTATTGTTCAAAATTTGAACTTGGGAGATAGCATAGGGGATTGCCCTGCTGGTAAAAAAACCCGACATGTAAAGCAGAGGATTTGTAGAGATGGGAGGTGGAAACCTCCTCTTGTTGGGGTTCTAAAGATTAATACTGATGGATCCTCTTGTGGGTACCCAGGACATGTTGGTATTGGTGGTATAGGTAGAGGTAGTGACGGTagtgttgttttttattttcttcttataAAGGACAACAATCTAATAATTTGATGGAAGCCCTTGCTATCAAGATTGCAGTTGAGAGAGGTTACTCTCTAGGTTGGAGGAGAATTATCTACAAATCAGATTCTCAGATTGTTGTAGATATGCTGAACAAATAGAGTTTGGATGATGTTAGTTGGCAGTTAGCCTCAGTGGTTAGACAGATTTTAGTTATGAGTAGTTCTTTGGAGTTTGTCTCTTTTGCCATATTCCCAGGGAGCcccagggagtggaatagagtggctgacTATTTGGCGAAGTGGGCTTCTGAGAATGTAGATGGCTGGGACATTGGAGGGAATGATGGTTTGTCTCCTAATTATCTTGTGACATTGGAGAGGTTATTGTTAGAGGATAGTAATGTCTAATGTTGTGGCTGGTGGGTTCTGTTGGTTTTTTTTGTTCCTCTCTTGGTGGGCCTATGACCTTTGCTTTGTACTTTTGCTCTGATTAataattttttacccctttttctatttaaaataataataataataataataaattctaATTTAGTGAAGATTTTATAACAAGTGGAATTGAAATTATCTCTCAATCTTATTTTAAACTTGAGGTAGAGCCTTTTATCTTTCCATGAGTAATTTTTATACCTAAGGAAAATAAAAACTTTAGCTCTACCACCATATCAATAGCTTCAATCTTGTCTTATATACCCCTATTTATAAATAATGGGGCCACTTCTTGGCCCATTATCTTTCAAAaaggcatcaaaattaaattccatAAAACTAAAATAGGTAGAGGATTGCATAGCAAAATTGCAAACACTTAAGAGCTCCTACCAAATGAATACAAATAATTATAATTTCAAACTATCATCTTAAGATGTCAAAAATAGTTGATTTCAATTAATATGGATTAGTAGGCTAACATGCACATATATGGTTGTTGATAGAGGGGCTCGATACCTATTCCAACTCCTCTTAATTTGActctaaatattaaaatattttcctTCCTATTTAACCAAATTTAGATGAAGATATAAGAGGTCCATATTTCCAAAGGTGCTAGATTTGTATGAGATGGGATGAAAAAATGAATATAACCTTAAGGGAAGAGAGAACAACTTAGAGCTTACGCCTAGCTTATGAAGAACCTTACTCTATAACTTATGGGCATAAGTATAGTGGAGTAGGAGATTATGTAGAGATGATCAACATGGTCCCCATTCTATTTGTGTGATGCACAAATAGATGGTTGTTGTATACCATATTGACTAACCTATCATAAGTTATAATTCTCTCTTGAATAGCCAAGTGAGAGAGATAGATTTATGCAACCCATATATTATCCACATTGACTTTGAAGGTTGTCAATGTATCGTATTAAGATTCTCAAAGATCAATTTATAATCTACAACCACTTTTAACTCCAAGTTGTACTACCAATCCACCTAAGAATATCAAATAATAGATCCATTGGTATTTGCAAGCTTAATGGATAGAGGAGAATTGGACCTTGTAATCATCATGTATACATACATCTAATAAACATTTTGAATGGCTCAAAACCAATTCCTCACTTCTAATTGGCTCACTGTAGATTCTACTATTCTTATTGTTGACACTTTGGTTGGCAATTCTAATTGTATTTTTTAGTCACTCTTAATGAATAGAAACAAATCAAATTAAGTCGTGTCTGATATAAAGAAGTGTACATGGACCTTGCATAAATGCCAttgattttgaattcaaattttactAACAAATGTAAATGATgtatgatatatttttttaatatctgatctaaaaatatttaaatcaGGATAAACGAATAAATTTCTATCATATTACTTCATAAAAGATATAATGTACACCATGTTTAAAATCAAGTAAAATGAATATGGTTCTATTATATCACATAGTTTGTTGTTCAACCAGAAGCATCGTCCAACTAAGTAAGATCGAAGCAATCTTTGTTCCATGTATGTAACGGCTACATTTTCGTATTTAAAAAGCCTATTGAACATAGAACAACCTCTGTTCTGCATTTATTAAAAAAAACCATTCAAAATTGTCTTTCAAGATGCCTCCAAGAGCTGTAGCAATCAAGAAACCCGCCAAGATGGACAGTGATGAAGAATTCCAGTCTCGCCCTAGACGGTAATAATAACGATCATCATTAGCCTCTTCAATCTCTTTGAATTTTCTCTTGTTCAGAGTTTTGGCAGTCAGAATAGTTATAATTCAAATTTCTAAGGTTTTGATAATATTTCTGAGCAGAAAAATGAGCTCAAGAATGAAGATGAAAGCCCCCGTTTCAGAATGTTCCTGGACGAAGGAGGAGGTACATTGCAAACAATTCAGAGTCTAATAAAGATTATGCATATAATGTAATTCATATCAGTTCATAACAGGGTTATATGGTCCTGAATTTCCAGGATGAAAAGCTTAAGAAGACTGTTCAGATGTACGAAGAGAGTGACTGGAAGAAAATAAGTATGTATGGGTAATTGATTAGATTTTTCTTGAGGCATCATATTTGGGTAATGTTAGCTTGTTCATATTTTCTGTTGCAGCTGCTTGCATTGTGGGCAAGACTGATGTACAGTGCTTTCAACGATGGCAAAAGGTTCTGAACCCTAATCTTGTGAAGGGCTACTGGACTAAAGAGGTTTGATCATTACAACCCATAAAAATAAAAAGGTCTATACTGGGCTAGTTTTGCTTTTGTTCTTGTTTATTGAATGAATTTTGGGTTCCCCTGTTTTCAGGAGGATGAGAAGCTAACTGAGCTGGTAGAGATGTTTGGGACAAAGAGGTGGGCGGCCGTTGCCCGTTCAATCCCTGGTCGAATTGGCAAACAGTGCCGCGAAAGGTATACAGAATTGGATTCATAAGGTTGGCAGAAATCAATCAAGAATTCAAGAATTTTCACATGATTTTCTTGCCTATTTTTTGGATTGTGGTTGAAATCTTCAGGTGGTATAATCATCTGGATCCGAGTATTAAGAAAGGAGCATGGACAAAAGAAGAGGAGAGAATCTTGGCGAGATCTCACCTCAAACTGGGCAACAAATGGGCTGTCATTTCTAAGCTCCTTCCTGGCAGGTTGCCCACAATTCTcttgtttgtttttggttttttcacTAAACTCATCTTTCAAGATCTGTTCAGATTTTTAGAGTATAATATTTCTTGGAATTTTAATCCAGTTTCATATACCCCATTAACCATTCTCTTTCAACAACAATGGGCATCTATAAACAGATCAGAGAACGCTGTAAAGAACCATTGGAATACTTCCTTGAAGAGAAAGGCTGCAAGAAAATCAAGTGAGGAGGAGGAAGCTGAGAGTGTCAGTTTATCAGAGGAACTGCCTGAGATGAGCTCTAGCTCTGATTATTTCACGGACTTTGAGTTGACCTAATCATTTGGTGAGTACATTAAACCCCGACACTGATATTGTTCTTGAATTAGTTCCAAACCTTACCATTTGGTGAGTACATTAAACCCCAACACTGATATTGTTCTTGAATTAGTTCCAAACCTCACCATCTTTCTCTTTGATAAATTATACACCTATTATAATACCTTTCTTGCTGAACGCAAAACCCATAATAGTGTTCTTGAACGCTAAAATTGTTCTTGATGTAGCATAAACCCTTGTATTAATCTTGCCTAAACCCAAAACTCTATTACTGCTCTGTCATAATCCCAATACTACCCCGGTCTTGTTATGGTATAACAACCCCTAAACCCTCATATTGTTCGGATAAATCATAAATCCTTACACTGTTCTTGCAGGAAGTCTAAGGTTCTAAACCCAATACCCTGATACTGTCTGGCACAAAATGTTGTTCTTACATAGTTTGTATTGGATAAACTCTAAACCCTCATATTGTTCTTGGATAAATATTAAATCCTAATATTCTTTTTGGGACAAAACCTTAAACTTTAGTTTTGTTCTTGGATAAATATCATGGCCTGATTTGGTTCTTTCTGTGTGTTTTTTTGTTGGCATGCCAATTTGGGCTTCAGCAGATGTAAACATTCCGATCGACTCAAAAAGGAGGGCCAGCATCTAAGCGATCCAGTGGGATGTATTATGATTGTTAATGTGGATTAGAGTATTATGATTGTGATGTATTATGTTACATTTTAAAAGAGAGATTCTCCTGCAAGCTGTGTTGTCTTTAGATCAATAAGATGACAGATACATCCAATGAAAGGTTCTCAAGTTTACCAGAAGGACTATCTGAGCCTCTGATTGAACCCAAGCATTCTGATGAAGCTTTGTAAACTTAATAGCCATTGAAAACTTCTGCTAATGGTATGTACAATTGATGTAGGAGTGTTCTATTGTTGTACATTCGATTGTATTGTAATTAAGTAATTCAACTACAAGATAGTTGCCAAAACCGAGGCTTCACGGTGGAATGAGAATGTAATTAAAGGGATTTCGAAATTCTAAGAGAGTTCAATCCATTAAAAACTGTTTTCAAATTGTTATCTGCTTTATTTCACCTATTTATTTCTAATTTCAGGATTAATCTACCCAAGACTACCCAACTTAATGTCCAGGGATTTGAACCTGGGCCGCTCTGAAGACTCCAACAAACTTTCAATTTAAGATGATAATTTTATTACACTTTATtttcttcaaaattaaaataatttagctGGAAATCGATGATACTATAAAGATCTATCTctgaattgaaaaaataaaatctattGACAGTCTCAGCAAAATAATGTTTTTGTTAAGCAATTTGCATGATGTGTTTATTCATGTACATTTTGCACAACTGAAGTATTTGTTAAATAGTTATGTTATATTCGTGAAACTAAATATCTTTCACACAAatcttatttataataataataatattttttaataaatcaattagaGTTAGGATAGGCTTAGGGTACGATTTTATTTATACACAATAATAATTTAATGAGAaacaaattaatctaaatatgtaaTTAGGATctataatttaataaatcaatgACTTACAATTTATTAGAATTAGGGTTCATTTGTACATaccaataattaataattaaacataaaaaaatgtattgataattaaataataataacataACCCTAAACCTTAATCTATTTGAACCCTAACCCAAACCTAAACATAATTATAACATTAACTATAACTTTAACCGTAGCCTAAACCTTATTTCTAAACCTACATGTTATTGTAACATTATATTTAACTTTGAACCTAAtccaattttaattttaatcataattgaatcctaaccataaacttaaatGCAACTCAAACTTTACATTTAACTTTAATCGTAacccaaattgaaccctaaacctaaacatAACTATAACGTTAAATGCAATTTTATATAGCTTGGATAAATGACACAAAAGTTGATGATAacaatgacaatggaagaaatgAATTAAAATAGAGAAAATATTACAACTAAAAGCCCTTCTACATCAAAAGACAATAAACAAGTCATCAAAGGAAAGCAAGCTTACCTAAAAACAAAATAACAATTTACAAGAAAATGAGAAAGTCACCACCTAAAAGAGTACACAATTtttttgagaaaacaattggacaTGAATGAAATATCAATGCTTGTCAAACATGATTAATCCCTTTTCTTTTTGTAGGTAAGCAGtgatttatattaataaaaaaaaatgtttaaataaCAAAATTACATCTAATAGATTATGCACCATGTGCCAAAAGCTCCTTTGATCAAGAATATATGTAGACTTAAACTATTCAACAAAAAAAATTCTATGACCAAAATATAGAGGACTAAACCCCCAAAAAATGGATAAATGAAAGACTATTAAAGAGACCATTGTATAGACTAGAAACTAGATTACATTTCCTCCACAACATATAGTATAGACCATATATTATGGATAAATGAAAGACTATTATAAATTTATTCATCCAATCCACATGCCTGGAACGGCCAGCCTTAAACCATACACACTAAGCAACACATTAAGCCTAGATAATGTTagtcaactctaagtgtttaagacttttaagcctagaagtgtattcttagtgtgaccacgcACATTACGCAACATATTAAACCTAGAAAATGTTAGTcactgaatgtttaacacttttaagcctagaagtgtaagcttagtgtgtgtggtttaagtcaTTCCGCTTGGAACTAGTTCAACATTTGTGATCTTCTTGAGGAACGAACAACCTTTAGATGCATGAGTACAATGATCCATGAGAGAGATTGATTGGAAATTTTCCAGGAAGGTGTGTCATATCACTAGATCATTGAGAAAGCATGAGATATTAGGTGGATCAGGTGTTCCTACCTCAAAATGAGTTGCCACTAGCATTGTGTCCAAATTGCACACAAAATCAAAATTAATTAGCGTATGTGTCAACACCATCACTTTCCCTTTCGGCTCCCCCAAGTCCAACTTAGGAAATAAATGAACCATGATGAGAT encodes:
- the LOC131068221 gene encoding uncharacterized protein LOC131068221 yields the protein MPPRAVAIKKPAKMDSDEEFQSRPRRKMSSRMKMKAPVSECSWTKEEDEKLKKTVQMYEESDWKKITACIVGKTDVQCFQRWQKVLNPNLVKGYWTKEEDEKLTELVEMFGTKRWAAVARSIPGRIGKQCRERWYNHLDPSIKKGAWTKEEERILARSHLKLGNKWAVISKLLPGRSENAVKNHWNTSLKRKAARKSSEEEEAESVSLSEELPEMSSSSDYFTDFELT